A region of Pirellulaceae bacterium DNA encodes the following proteins:
- a CDS encoding FHA domain-containing protein — protein MKRIKLVVVGGDVDTKEMEVDLPATIGRGREASISLTHPLVSRQHCEIVASQGRILVRDLDSLNGTFIGSERIKEATIGPGDLLTVGTVTFRAVYEKATAEASDADDSGNDSSGKRTANLANSMHDTFRVDPPEESREVRSEPSDTPRAAEYDS, from the coding sequence ATGAAGAGAATCAAGTTAGTGGTTGTTGGCGGTGACGTTGATACCAAAGAAATGGAGGTCGATTTGCCGGCGACCATTGGCCGTGGTCGTGAGGCTTCGATTAGCCTCACCCATCCGCTAGTTAGCCGACAACACTGTGAAATAGTCGCCTCTCAAGGACGAATCTTGGTGCGAGATTTGGACTCGCTCAACGGCACCTTTATCGGCAGTGAGCGGATCAAGGAGGCCACAATTGGTCCCGGCGACTTATTGACCGTGGGAACCGTCACTTTTCGAGCGGTATACGAAAAAGCAACTGCCGAAGCCTCTGATGCTGACGATTCGGGGAATGATTCCAGTGGCAAGCGAACGGCCAATCTGGCGAATTCGATGCATGACACCTTCAGGGTAGATCCACCCGAAGAATCTCGGGAAGTGCGATCGGAACCTAGCGACACTCCCCGCGCGGCGGAGTACGATAGCTAG
- a CDS encoding DUF255 domain-containing protein yields MLHANLPKQVDPSENRTVSKYCFACFVVCFVLAGLSGCAPKASKTGSGATSEADGASSEADGATSEANGATSEANGATSEADGATSEANGATSEADGATSEANGTTSEANGTTSEANGTTSEANGTTSEAESHTQHVNRLVDETSPYLRMHAHNPVDWYPWGEEALKKAKDENKLIFLSVGYSSCHWCHVMERESFMDKEIAKILNDNFVCIKVDREERPDVDTIYMMAVQLLTRRGGWPMSVFLTPDAEPFFGGTYFPARSGDRPGAIGFLSILERIQELWKTKPQDVSRSAADLTRAIQQELQGQPILVPFKLSAELLDRQNEGITTQFDPEFGGFGFDPNDAQRPKFPEPSNLVFLLDRWQDSDDESAKKMALSTLDHMARGGIWDHLGGGFHRYSVDRSWQIPHFEKMLYDNGQLLSVYSNAYKLTGDENLKWIVDDTVAYMLRDARDPGGAFYAAMDADSENVEGKYYRWEIDEVKELLGEDFEFFASVYGLDGAPNFEEHFYVLQLPKSFAEIASEKNLSPQELRDKLRPMQQKLLAVRAKRVPPLTDSKILCSWNGLAIRGLADAGRNCDNPAYVDAAVQAAEFILANLRDENGNLLRTYSSGKAKLNAYLDDYAFLIDGLIALHQATGDVRWLNQADALMQLQIDGFWDDSAGGFFFTANDHEKLIARSKQVTDGARPAGNSISAANLIYLGVHLDKVDYLEKARETARNTALVMERVPTIAPRMAVVIDSIIDSMILVGDENAEGAPEADVPLPSADPPAEENVAPADASSDDRPADPLSLDDPAENQ; encoded by the coding sequence ATGCTCCACGCAAATCTACCGAAGCAAGTCGACCCCAGTGAAAATCGAACCGTATCAAAATACTGTTTTGCCTGTTTTGTTGTGTGCTTCGTGCTTGCGGGGTTAAGTGGCTGTGCGCCGAAAGCCAGCAAGACCGGTAGCGGTGCAACCAGCGAAGCCGACGGTGCAAGCAGCGAAGCCGACGGTGCAACCAGCGAAGCCAACGGTGCAACCAGCGAAGCCAACGGTGCAACCAGCGAAGCCGACGGTGCAACCAGCGAAGCCAACGGTGCAACCAGCGAAGCCGACGGTGCAACCAGCGAAGCCAACGGTACAACCAGTGAAGCCAACGGTACAACCAGCGAAGCCAACGGTACAACCAGCGAAGCCAACGGTACAACCAGCGAAGCCGAAAGCCATACCCAGCATGTGAATCGTTTGGTGGATGAGACAAGTCCGTACTTGCGCATGCACGCGCACAATCCGGTGGATTGGTATCCGTGGGGTGAAGAGGCGTTGAAGAAAGCCAAGGATGAAAACAAGCTAATCTTTTTATCTGTGGGCTACAGCAGTTGTCATTGGTGTCATGTGATGGAACGTGAGTCCTTCATGGACAAGGAGATTGCAAAGATTCTCAACGACAACTTCGTTTGCATCAAAGTGGATCGAGAAGAACGTCCCGACGTCGACACGATCTACATGATGGCGGTGCAGTTGTTGACGCGTCGCGGTGGATGGCCAATGTCAGTGTTTCTCACGCCGGATGCAGAACCGTTTTTTGGCGGTACCTATTTCCCCGCGAGATCTGGGGATCGTCCCGGCGCGATCGGTTTTCTTTCGATTTTAGAGCGGATTCAGGAGCTCTGGAAAACAAAGCCTCAAGATGTGTCTCGAAGCGCCGCCGATTTGACCAGGGCGATTCAGCAGGAGTTGCAAGGTCAGCCTATTTTGGTGCCGTTCAAGTTGAGTGCTGAATTGCTTGATCGTCAAAACGAAGGCATTACAACGCAGTTTGATCCGGAGTTCGGCGGTTTTGGTTTTGACCCGAATGATGCCCAACGTCCTAAGTTTCCCGAGCCCTCAAACCTCGTGTTTCTGTTGGACCGTTGGCAAGATTCCGATGATGAATCCGCAAAGAAGATGGCTCTGTCCACTCTTGATCACATGGCGCGAGGCGGTATTTGGGATCATCTTGGCGGTGGCTTTCATCGTTACAGCGTTGATCGTTCCTGGCAAATACCGCATTTCGAAAAGATGTTGTACGACAACGGTCAGCTGTTGTCAGTTTACAGTAATGCCTACAAGTTGACGGGCGACGAGAATCTGAAATGGATTGTCGATGACACGGTTGCGTACATGTTACGAGACGCACGCGATCCGGGAGGCGCTTTTTACGCAGCCATGGATGCGGATTCGGAAAACGTCGAGGGAAAGTACTACCGTTGGGAGATTGACGAAGTGAAAGAGTTGCTGGGTGAGGATTTTGAATTCTTCGCCAGCGTGTACGGATTGGATGGAGCTCCCAACTTCGAAGAACATTTTTACGTGCTGCAGCTGCCCAAATCCTTTGCGGAAATTGCCTCGGAAAAAAATCTGTCTCCGCAAGAATTGCGTGATAAGCTTCGTCCGATGCAACAAAAACTGTTGGCGGTTCGGGCAAAGCGAGTTCCACCGTTGACTGATTCCAAGATCCTTTGCAGCTGGAATGGTCTGGCAATTCGTGGTTTGGCAGATGCGGGTCGGAATTGTGACAACCCAGCTTACGTGGATGCAGCCGTTCAAGCGGCGGAGTTTATTCTCGCAAATTTGCGAGATGAAAACGGTAATTTGCTGCGGACTTACAGCAGTGGCAAGGCAAAGCTCAATGCCTATCTCGATGATTACGCGTTTTTGATTGACGGTCTCATCGCCTTGCATCAGGCTACGGGCGATGTGCGTTGGCTGAATCAGGCAGACGCACTGATGCAGCTGCAAATCGACGGGTTTTGGGATGACTCAGCGGGAGGATTTTTCTTTACGGCGAATGATCACGAAAAACTGATCGCACGTTCCAAGCAAGTGACCGATGGGGCGCGACCTGCGGGTAACTCGATTTCGGCTGCAAATCTAATTTATTTGGGCGTGCATCTTGATAAGGTGGATTACTTGGAAAAAGCTCGGGAGACCGCTAGGAATACTGCGCTAGTGATGGAACGCGTGCCAACGATTGCGCCCCGGATGGCGGTGGTCATCGACTCAATCATCGACTCAATGATCCTCGTGGGTGATGAGAATGCAGAGGGGGCACCAGAGGCTGATGTGCCCTTGCCGTCGGCTGATCCTCCAGCCGAAGAGAATGTTGCACCCGCCGACGCTTCGTCCGATGATCGTCCCGCCGACCCTCTTAGTTTGGACGATCCGGCAGAAAATCAGTAG